Within the Musa acuminata AAA Group cultivar baxijiao chromosome BXJ2-9, Cavendish_Baxijiao_AAA, whole genome shotgun sequence genome, the region TGTCAAATTCCAAGACAATGGAGCATGTGTTTCAGATTTGAGTACGTAAGATTTCAGAATTTGGTGCTGAAGCAAAATATTATTCATTAATGCCCTTATAACagcaaaattaacaaaaaaattctACTGGAAATGAGGCAACTAAAACACTCCACCAAATATTACTCAAACCACATGCCACCAAACATTTAATTATAGCAAAGTAATTAATTGCTGCAATATGACAATGAGGACATGCACAGAATAACGATATTGGTAAGCACAATAAAAAAATGCTAATgttaggaaaaaatatatatattggatgaaaaatatcttattttcCAATAGCAAAATACGACCATGTTCTCTGTTTGCCTAATTCACTAGTTGCTATTATCTATAGTATCTCTAGAAATGCATGAAATGCAAGATAGCTGTACATTGAATTTAGAAATTTCTGGTAAAATGATGTCATGCAGAGAAATCTCCTTGTTTGGACCTTGTAGTAATATTGGATGGAAACTAACAAAAGAGGACAGCAGCAATTCTAAAACAAAGGCATGATAGTGAGACTGCTAGTAAAAAACTTATGGCAGATAAAGGGGCAAAAGAAACATACAGCACAAGAAACCCGAAAGCGTGATGTTGCTGGGTGTGATCTTATTGACGGAATGCTCTTTCTTTGGCCGGCAAAAGAAACGGATTTGACAACAGATAAGCCATTAAATACCTGCAAACCAGAAACAAAATCATATCATCATGTAGACTAACCAACAGTTCGTTCAATAGAACAGCATGGGTCAATTAGTATACCAACAACACATGTGTGCCCACGGTAGGTTCGAGCAAGTTGTTAAGTAAAGGACTAAAGCTGAAAAGTTTGGTACGTAGATTGAAATGATAAAATATGCTACTTGGCAGTGAATATGTAATGCTATGTCCATAGAAAGCCCAGTTACTGATGAGTGAATAATAAGTTAAAATCTTGGATCTAAAGGGTGGTAGTAGGCACCCTTATTCTCAAACTGGAGAAATTATATGCAATACGACATTTAGTGGAACAAACATTCCCGTCAACGACACTACAAAAcaaatcaagtgcacaaaactcaCCAAAATTTTCCAATAAATATTCAGATGAttatgatatataaaaaaaatcaatggaTCTATTTTAAAACCCCAACAACCTAAATTGTCTGTTCAAATCCgataaataatgtttttgattaaTCATCATTGGAAATGCAATGCTGGGAAATCCGGCCTCGCTTTCATAACTACAGGGTTTTAGAATCACCATCTTCTGCATGCAAATTTCATGTTCAAATCTGATAAATTAGGTCTTTGATTAATCATCATTGGAAATGCAATGTTGCGAAACCCGGACTCGCTTTCATAAACTACAGGGCTTCAGCATCACTATCTACTGCATGCAAATTTCATGTTTACTTGATGAAACACACAAATTGCACATGATTGCCCAAACCTTTACTCTAGGTGTTAGAATCTCTAGGGCATCATGTCGCATGTGATAGTATAGCAACGAGGAAAGAGGTTAGAAAAGAGGTCAGACAACATCATttaattaaacaactaagtgcAAGATGTGATTCCAGTAAATCTTGATTGACAACAATATTCGATCTCACTAAAAAACTCAAagaaataaaacctactttgtgAGATTAAGAAGGGGCAATAAATTCTTATCAGGTTAAATAAAGAACATGGAGATCACATTCAATTTCTTCAATAAgtcgacaaaaaaaaaagaaaacaacctCTTCCATGATGATAACCGATCTGGGAAAGGAAACCTTTTCTAGCAATCAATGATCTTTAGAATGTTCTAAAGAAAATGCCAAAACCACAAATTAATTTTGTGCTTCCGGTTTCCGTTGTACCCTCGTAAAATGAAACGTTGTCTTTGCTGATGTTGAGTTCAATATTTAGGGGTTCTTCAGGCTACGGAAATCTTTGAAATTTTTGACGGGTTGGTGATCAGTTCAAAGACGAGACGAAAGTGTCTATATTTGACAATGACCGTCATTACTCACAGCAGTATGCTTCGAATGATCTTCTGGTGAGGCTAGCTTAATAACAAAGTAGCAAACTATATGAATCAAGGCGCTCTGATGGATCAATCCAGTCGATCCATCCGAATCGAAGAtctccaaaagaagaagaaaaagagtttACCATGCCGTTCTCAGATCTACAGAATCAAACAGAGCTCAACGAAAAAAGAAATAGATAACATCTTAATGAAGTAACCAGATCCGCAATTCCGGAGAGATCAATCCGACGAAAAACCTTGCAGAAGGGCGAAAAACAAAGCAACGAAGTTGAGATCACGGAAAGACGACATAAAAGGCGATTGCCACCTGCAGCGATCGCCGCGACGGCCGTGCGGAGATTGAGATCGCCGTTCCCGTGACGGAAGCCATTGCCGACAGATCGACCCGAAGATGACAAGAGAGAGAGGAACACAAGGGGCGCAAGTGAGGCAACGGGGAGGCGGCTGATCATAAAGAGGAGCGAGGTGGCTTCGGTAATATCGACGTTAAAATGACCAAAAGGCCATCCAGGAGAAGGCATCTGCCGACCTGCCTGCTCTTTATATCATCACTACTGGCCCATCCCGGCCTTACCAATGTTGACCCGTCCAGTATCTAAAACCCTCGAATTCGTCGACACACACTCTTACCGCCTTTAATGCTAATGTTACTACGAACATTGACATTTATCCGATCTTATTACGGGAGGAAATTAGGATTTGACTCTATTGTATAACCTTCTTCACGCTCTTTTCATTCGAAGCATCCTTTCCGATTTAATGTTCATCCTTACACAAATATTTTCACCATTAATTCCAAGTCACCATGAACAACTTCAAACACAAATGAGTCGACGATCCCACACGCTGAAgcagaagaagtagaagaagaagaagaagaagaagaagaagcacaccaCATTGGCTTGCATCCACGAGGAAACCTAGTAGTTCGATTTACGAAGGCCCAGGAGGCCGAGGACGACGAGCAACACGTACGCCAGGGATGCCACCATCGACAGAACGATGGCGGCGTTGACGCGGGCGCAGAAGCCGCCGACGGCGTGGCAAATATCTGACCACCTAGCCAAGCGTTGTTGTCCGTGCTCCAGCACAACGCTGATCGCAGTTGCCGCACCGTTGCAGGAGAAGAGGAGGACCACCATGGCCAGGTCGCCTATGGAGAAGGGCAGTAACATGATGCTTTTGCCAGCTTTGCTTGCGATGAGGAGCGCAAGGGAGACCACCGAGTAGAACGACACAAGGGTGTTGGCCACTATAAAGTACCTGAGATTTAGAGAGAACAAGAGAAGATTAGGTGGCGAATATGTACCTACTTGCTCCTCCTCGATGCCAACATTGCTAGAAAGATATGATTTAGGGAGGCATTGCTACACGAAGGCTGCGGAGTTGGTCGACTTGGTCGATCCGGCGACGGTGGATAAGAAACCCGTAAGAGGATTAACGAAGAGAACCGTGACGGTCCCCCGGGCGGTGCCCATCACGATGGTGGCGACTAGTGTTAAGACTATGGCGCTGATGCGGAGGATGTAGCTCAGTAGAGGCATCCAGCTCACTGGCGCCGGCACTCCGACGTTGTAGGCAGGAGGCGATTGCATCGCTGGCGGCTCTGCTGCCGCATGAATAATATCGTGGGCTTCGCCGCCGGTTGTCCCATGCATTCCACCAAAACCAGGCCCATTATTCTGGGACTCCATTCCCCTTTGAGAAGGAAGGATATCAGAGACTTGAAGTGCTATATACGAGAGACGTCAAGGAGAGAAAAGCCGCGAACTAACTAGCCAGCCAGTCTAGGAAGAACATCCAATGCACCACTCACTAGTAGTACTCCTTGTGCCTATCTACCAATGGAAATAGGAGATAGTATGGCGCCCTGcgtgtgtatatacatacatacacatgtatatatagcgTGTGGGGACGCATATTGCGGAAACAATGTGCTGCCCATGTGGATCTCATATCACGTACTGAGATCACATGTGGAAGTATACTACTGCGGAGGCGGAGACAAGATATTTACCGTGTATCATCATTTTGTCAAAGTCAAACCTCCGTTCTTCGTAGCGTATTTTGGATCCTCAAATCAACCGGTTGGCATCAGGGATTCAATATGCTTCCCATATGGCGGCGTCTGTATGTGCGACGGCCGCAGCACCTCTGGTGAAATACACACTTTGacatctctcgctctctctctctctctccgtatgTGAAAACGAAACGAAAGCAAGCGCAGGAAGTTTGACTATTCAATCATCTAGTCGCAAGCTTACAGGTGTGGCATTTGAACCAGTCTCGATGAGCCTGCGTTTACGTCAACGCAGTTACGATGCTCGAAGATAAGGATCCCAAGCTACGTGAAGACAGCATAAGATTATCGTCAAGCTTTAATGATATATTAAATGTAGACCCCTAAAAGAATGATCACTTCCGACCAATAACTAAGATCTAGAAAGTTGGAATTGACTATTTTCAATCACGATTTCTGATAAATAATTTGGActcgaaaaaaaaatttcaaattctCTAGACGCTCTTATTAGTATCGCCATCATCATAACTATTTGAGTCATTTAAACAGATGTTAGTGTCAACTTCGACTTCCCCATTAGATAGAAGGGATAGTTTGGTGGAGAGAAACCGTGGCAGGGTTAGATATCACAGGGTCGGCCCATTTCTTTGATGCTGACACAAATAAGGCTTGCGTGTGCAAATCAAACTTCGTGGGAACGCCCGTTCTACGCTACACAGCCTTTTGCCCACTTCGTCAAACTTGGCATCGGCATCCTCTCCCTCCCTCCAACCAGAAACTAAAACACCTCTCCATTTCTCATTCTTAATAGCGATTAGTCTACATCTCGTGGTCACGTCGGGGCCAAACGAGTGCACTTGCGTGCTTCCATTCGGGAGGTCGATGGATGATGGCGGGGGGATCGCTCGCTTTTTGGTTTCTTCCTCTGGAGATCTCGAGACGCCTGAATGGCcgacctctttctttctttctttctttctctctacaTGTGCCATCGAACCTTTCTT harbors:
- the LOC135623888 gene encoding CASP-like protein 1E1, with protein sequence MESQNNGPGFGGMHGTTGGEAHDIIHAAAEPPAMQSPPAYNVGVPAPVSWMPLLSYILRISAIVLTLVATIVMGTARGTVTVLFVNPLTGFLSTVAGSTKSTNSAAFVYFIVANTLVSFYSVVSLALLIASKAGKSIMLLPFSIGDLAMVVLLFSCNGAATAISVVLEHGQQRLARWSDICHAVGGFCARVNAAIVLSMVASLAYVLLVVLGLLGLRKSNY